The Streptomyces sp. NBC_01689 genome includes a window with the following:
- a CDS encoding DNA gyrase/topoisomerase IV subunit A: MARRSTKTPPPDDSYEEKILDIDVVDEMQGSFLEYAYSVIYSRALPDARDGLKPVHRRIVYQMNEMGLRPDRGYVKCARVVGEVMGKLHPHGDASIYDALVRLAQPFSMRLPLVDGHGNFGSLGNDDPPAAMRYTECRMADATSLMTESIDEDTVDFAPNYDGQEQEPGVLPAAYPNLLVNGSSGIAVGMATNMPPHNLGEVVAAARHLIRYPGADLETLMKHVPGPDLPTGGRIVGLSGIRDAYESGRGTFKIRATVSVEDVTARRKGLVVTELPFTVGPEKVIAKIKDLVGSKKLQGIADVKDLTDRAHGLRLVIEIKNGFVPEAVLEQLYKLTPMEESFGINNVALVDGQPLTLGLKELLEVYLDHRFEVVRRRSEFRRGKKRDRLHLVEGLLVALIDIDEVIRLIRSSENSAQAKERLIERFSLSEVQTQYILDTPLRRLTRFDRIELESERDRLNGEIDELTGILESDSELRKLVSTELAAVAKKFGTDRRTVLLESAGSSTATVPLQVADDPCRVLLSSTGLLARTANGDPFADAQETKRTKHDLIVSAVQATARGEIGVVISSGRLLRLNVIDLPQLPETASAPNLSGGAPISEFLPSLEPDETVVCLTTLDESSPGLALGTEQGVVKRVVPDYPLNKEELEVITLRDGDRIVGAVELRTGEEDLVFVADDAQLLRYQASQVRPQGRAAGGMAGIKLTDGAKVISFTAVDPAVDAVVFTVAGSRGTLDDSVQTTAKVTPFDQYPRKGRATGGVRCQRFLKGEDCLSLAWAGAAPARAAQKNGTPAELPEMDPRRDGSGVSLARPVSVVAGPV; the protein is encoded by the coding sequence ATGGCCCGCCGCAGCACGAAGACCCCGCCGCCCGACGACTCGTACGAGGAGAAGATCCTCGACATCGACGTCGTGGACGAGATGCAGGGCTCCTTCCTCGAATACGCGTACTCGGTCATCTACTCGCGAGCCCTGCCGGACGCCCGTGACGGCCTCAAGCCCGTGCATCGGCGCATCGTCTACCAGATGAACGAGATGGGGTTGCGCCCGGACCGCGGCTATGTGAAGTGCGCGCGTGTCGTCGGCGAGGTGATGGGCAAGCTCCACCCGCACGGCGACGCGTCGATCTACGACGCCCTGGTGCGGCTGGCCCAGCCGTTCTCCATGCGCCTGCCGCTGGTCGACGGCCACGGCAACTTCGGCTCACTCGGCAACGACGACCCGCCGGCCGCCATGCGGTACACCGAGTGCCGGATGGCCGACGCCACGTCGCTGATGACCGAGTCCATCGACGAGGACACGGTCGATTTCGCGCCGAACTACGACGGCCAGGAGCAGGAGCCCGGCGTCCTGCCCGCGGCGTACCCGAACCTCCTGGTCAACGGCTCGTCGGGAATCGCCGTCGGCATGGCGACCAACATGCCGCCGCACAACCTCGGCGAGGTCGTCGCGGCCGCCCGGCACCTCATCCGCTACCCGGGTGCCGACCTCGAGACGCTGATGAAGCACGTCCCGGGCCCGGACCTGCCCACCGGCGGCCGGATCGTCGGCCTCTCCGGGATCAGGGACGCCTACGAGTCGGGCCGCGGCACCTTCAAGATCCGCGCCACGGTGTCGGTGGAGGACGTGACGGCGCGCCGCAAGGGTCTCGTCGTCACCGAACTGCCCTTCACCGTCGGTCCGGAGAAGGTGATCGCCAAGATCAAGGACCTGGTCGGCTCCAAGAAGCTGCAGGGCATCGCCGACGTGAAGGACCTCACCGACCGCGCCCACGGCCTCCGCCTGGTCATCGAGATCAAGAACGGCTTCGTGCCGGAGGCGGTCCTGGAGCAGCTCTACAAGCTGACGCCGATGGAGGAGTCCTTCGGCATCAACAACGTGGCCCTGGTCGACGGCCAGCCCCTCACCCTGGGCCTCAAGGAGCTGCTGGAGGTCTATCTCGACCACCGCTTCGAGGTCGTGCGCCGGCGCAGCGAGTTCCGCCGGGGCAAGAAGCGCGACCGGCTGCACCTGGTCGAGGGCCTCCTCGTCGCGCTGATCGACATCGACGAGGTCATCCGTCTGATCCGGTCCAGCGAGAACTCGGCGCAGGCCAAGGAGCGCCTGATCGAGCGGTTCTCGCTCTCCGAGGTCCAGACGCAGTACATCCTGGACACCCCGCTGCGCCGCCTCACCCGGTTCGACCGCATCGAGCTGGAGTCGGAGCGCGACCGGCTCAACGGCGAGATCGACGAGCTGACCGGGATCCTGGAGTCGGACTCCGAGCTGCGCAAGCTGGTCTCCACCGAACTGGCCGCGGTCGCCAAGAAGTTCGGCACCGACCGGCGCACGGTGCTCCTGGAGTCGGCCGGTTCCTCCACGGCGACGGTTCCGCTCCAGGTGGCGGACGACCCGTGCCGGGTGCTGCTGTCCTCGACGGGCCTGCTCGCCCGCACGGCGAACGGCGATCCCTTCGCCGACGCGCAGGAAACCAAGCGCACCAAGCACGATCTGATCGTCTCCGCGGTGCAGGCGACGGCCCGCGGTGAGATCGGGGTGGTCATCTCCTCGGGCCGGCTGCTCCGGCTGAACGTGATCGACCTTCCGCAGCTGCCGGAGACCGCGTCCGCGCCCAACCTCTCCGGGGGCGCGCCGATCTCCGAGTTCCTGCCGTCCCTGGAGCCGGACGAGACGGTCGTCTGTCTCACGACGCTCGACGAGTCGTCGCCCGGTCTGGCACTCGGCACCGAGCAGGGCGTCGTGAAGCGTGTGGTCCCCGACTACCCCCTGAACAAGGAGGAGTTGGAGGTCATCACCCTCAGGGACGGCGACCGGATCGTCGGCGCGGTCGAGCTGCGCACCGGCGAGGAGGACCTGGTCTTCGTCGCCGACGACGCCCAGTTGCTGCGCTACCAGGCCTCCCAGGTGCGCCCGCAGGGCAGGGCGGCGGGCGGGATGGCGGGCATCAAGCTGACCGACGGGGCGAAGGTCATCTCCTTCACCGCGGTCGACCCCGCGGTGGACGCGGTGGTCTTCACCGTGGCCGGCTCGCGCGGCACGCTGGACGACTCCGTCCAGACCACGGCCAAGGTGACCCCGTTCGACCAGTACCCGCGCAAGGGCCGCGCCACGGGTGGCGTGCGCTGCCAGCGGTTCCTGAAGGGCGAGGACTGCCTGTCGCTGGCCTGGGCGGGCGCGGCTCCGGCCCGGGCCGCGCAGAAGAACGGCACCCCGGCCGAGCTGCCGGAGATGGACCCGCGCCGCGACGGCTCGGGCGTGTCGCTGGCGAGGCCGGTGTCGGTGGTGGCGGGTCCGGTGTAG
- a CDS encoding CobW family GTP-binding protein: MPPAGDRQIPVIVLAGFLGSGKTTLLNHLLHHSGGSRIGAVVNDFGAIEIDAMAVAGALGDSTVSLGNGCLCCAVDASELDGYLERLTRPSTGIDVVVIEASGLAEPQELVRMVLAGENPRIVYGGLVEVVDAVEFDRTRERHPEIDRHLALADLVVVNKTDRADDAERVLRTVRELVDRAAVVPAAHGRVDPELLFDRRPDRERVGQLSFDDLHTHEETGPEDGHAGHLHAAYESVSFTSEVPLSPRRLMEFLDSRPEGLYRIKGYVDFGVHDRRNRYAVHAVGPFLRFRPEPWPAGSGSGGPGAAGGRRTQLVLIGSGVDTAALGKELAACEEDAPHADEHSMWGVLRYVQERSPEG, encoded by the coding sequence CTGCCTCCGGCCGGTGACCGGCAGATTCCCGTCATCGTTCTCGCGGGTTTCCTCGGCTCCGGCAAGACCACCCTGCTCAACCACCTCCTGCACCACAGCGGAGGCAGCCGTATCGGCGCCGTCGTCAACGACTTCGGGGCGATCGAGATCGACGCGATGGCGGTGGCCGGAGCGCTCGGGGACTCCACCGTGTCGCTCGGGAACGGCTGCCTGTGCTGCGCGGTCGACGCCAGTGAACTCGACGGCTATCTGGAACGGCTCACCCGGCCCTCGACCGGTATCGACGTCGTCGTCATCGAGGCGAGCGGCCTCGCCGAGCCCCAGGAACTCGTGCGGATGGTGCTCGCCGGGGAGAATCCGAGGATCGTCTACGGCGGACTCGTCGAGGTCGTCGACGCGGTCGAGTTCGACCGCACGCGGGAGAGGCATCCCGAGATCGACCGGCATCTCGCCCTCGCCGACCTCGTCGTCGTCAACAAGACCGACCGCGCCGACGACGCCGAGCGGGTGCTGCGCACCGTACGGGAGCTGGTGGACCGCGCCGCGGTGGTGCCCGCCGCGCACGGCCGTGTCGACCCCGAGCTGCTCTTCGACCGCAGGCCGGACCGGGAGCGTGTCGGACAGCTCTCCTTCGACGACCTGCACACGCACGAGGAGACCGGCCCCGAGGACGGCCATGCCGGACATCTGCACGCGGCCTACGAATCCGTCTCCTTCACCTCCGAGGTCCCGCTCTCCCCACGGCGGTTGATGGAGTTCCTGGACAGCAGGCCGGAGGGCCTCTACCGCATCAAGGGCTACGTCGACTTCGGTGTCCACGACCGCCGCAACCGCTATGCCGTGCACGCCGTCGGACCGTTCCTGCGGTTCCGTCCGGAGCCCTGGCCCGCGGGCTCCGGGAGCGGAGGCCCGGGGGCGGCCGGCGGGCGCCGCACCCAGCTCGTACTGATCGGCTCAGGCGTCGACACCGCCGCCCTCGGCAAGGAACTGGCGGCATGCGAGGAGGACGCCCCGCACGCCGACGAACACAGCATGTGGGGCGTCCTGCGCTACGTACAGGAACGGAGTCCGGAGGGCTGA
- a CDS encoding DUF6082 family protein, whose translation MATRNSAVRRFGSDAWARLTAAAGTVTARRTRPRRRAVLTEQHRLHFDLLCKAMDDPALAAVLNTYETEITDEEQRQYLFANALYINALYFHRIGALTRAELHGHFRIMCQNQIFRAYWEATEHHRKSLPEASEEAGLGRMMDSLIQDQDDSDTDEWWVVGEPDDGPE comes from the coding sequence ATGGCCACACGGAACTCCGCGGTACGGAGGTTCGGCTCGGACGCCTGGGCCAGGCTCACCGCCGCGGCCGGTACCGTCACGGCACGGAGGACACGGCCGCGCAGGCGGGCCGTCCTCACCGAGCAGCACCGGCTCCACTTCGACCTGTTGTGCAAGGCCATGGACGATCCCGCTCTCGCCGCGGTCCTCAACACGTACGAGACGGAGATCACCGACGAGGAGCAGCGTCAGTACCTCTTCGCGAACGCCCTGTACATCAACGCCCTGTACTTCCACCGGATCGGGGCCCTGACGCGCGCGGAACTCCACGGGCACTTCCGCATCATGTGCCAGAACCAGATCTTCCGGGCCTACTGGGAGGCCACGGAACATCATCGCAAGAGCCTGCCCGAGGCCTCGGAGGAGGCCGGACTGGGCCGGATGATGGACAGCCTGATCCAGGATCAGGACGACTCCGACACCGACGAGTGGTGGGTCGTGGGTGAACCGGATGACGGGCCCGAGTAG
- a CDS encoding citrate synthase, whose protein sequence is MDSRIKSREERMSNNRAATAITSTADVSPAVAAAAAPAADLPRGLAGVVVTETALGDVRGLEGFYHYRQYSAVELARTRGFEDVWHLLVHGELPDPARSAAFAARIAPLRRLPQEVRAALPAIAAATGSAGPLAGLRSALSLLGAASGFRPLYDIDADRRRADTLAACAAVPTLLTALYRLGKGLEPVEPREDLPYAANYLYMVMGSEPDAVRARAVEQYLISTIDHGFNASTFTARVIASTGADVAACLVGAVGALSGPLHGGAPSRALDTLDAIGTVERVDPWIRARVLAGERIMGFGHAVYRTEDPRSRMLRGIAQEFGGPLADFAVEVEHRVEAILAELKPGRALHTNVEFYAGVVMELCGLPREMFTPTFAAARTVGWSANILEQAEDSKIIRPAARYVGPVAPVPVPPAAEARAAH, encoded by the coding sequence ATGGACAGTCGAATCAAGTCCAGGGAGGAACGCATGTCGAACAACCGGGCCGCCACCGCCATCACTTCCACCGCCGACGTCAGCCCTGCCGTCGCTGCCGCCGCCGCCCCCGCCGCCGACCTGCCGCGCGGTCTCGCCGGCGTCGTCGTCACCGAGACCGCGCTGGGTGACGTCAGGGGACTGGAGGGCTTCTACCACTACCGCCAGTACTCGGCCGTCGAGCTCGCCCGCACCCGTGGCTTCGAGGACGTCTGGCATCTGCTGGTCCACGGCGAACTGCCGGACCCGGCGCGGTCCGCCGCCTTCGCCGCGCGGATCGCGCCGCTGCGCCGGCTCCCGCAGGAGGTACGGGCCGCGCTGCCCGCGATCGCGGCGGCGACCGGCTCCGCCGGACCGCTCGCCGGCCTGCGGAGCGCGCTGTCGCTGCTGGGGGCGGCGTCGGGATTCCGGCCGCTGTACGACATCGACGCGGACCGGCGCCGGGCGGACACGCTCGCCGCGTGCGCGGCCGTACCGACACTGCTCACCGCGCTGTACCGGCTCGGGAAGGGCCTGGAGCCGGTGGAGCCGCGCGAGGACCTCCCGTACGCCGCGAACTACCTGTACATGGTGATGGGTTCGGAGCCGGACGCGGTGCGGGCGCGGGCGGTCGAGCAGTACCTGATCTCCACCATCGACCACGGGTTCAACGCGTCGACGTTCACGGCCCGGGTGATCGCGTCGACGGGGGCGGACGTGGCGGCCTGCCTGGTGGGCGCCGTGGGCGCGCTGTCGGGGCCGCTGCACGGGGGCGCGCCGAGCCGTGCCCTGGACACCCTGGACGCGATCGGCACCGTCGAGCGCGTCGACCCGTGGATCCGTGCGCGGGTCCTCGCCGGGGAGCGCATCATGGGCTTCGGGCACGCCGTCTACCGCACCGAGGACCCGCGCTCCCGGATGCTCCGTGGCATCGCGCAGGAGTTCGGCGGCCCCCTGGCCGACTTCGCCGTCGAGGTCGAACACCGGGTGGAGGCGATCCTGGCCGAACTGAAGCCCGGACGCGCACTCCACACCAACGTGGAGTTCTACGCGGGTGTGGTCATGGAACTGTGCGGCCTGCCGCGCGAGATGTTCACCCCCACCTTCGCGGCGGCCCGGACCGTCGGCTGGAGCGCGAACATCCTGGAACAGGCGGAGGACTCGAAGATCATCCGCCCGGCGGCGCGGTATGTGGGACCGGTGGCGCCGGTACCGGTGCCACCGGCGGCGGAAGCGCGCGCGGCGCACTGA
- a CDS encoding citrate synthase family protein → MTDQEPGTPALAGRRLSTRETADLLGVKAETVYAYVSRGQLSSRRDPGGRGSSFDAAEVEALARRNRRDSGGSSADVGELSVRTRITLIDEGRYYYRGVDATRLATDHSYEEVAEWLWTGRLCPGVTFTAPRPAVDAARRAVEALPEHSGPTDRLRVAAIAASAVDPLRFDLSESAVLGSARALVPTLVAALPAKRHDHRDEGPLAHRLWPRLTGRTPDKASLRVLDTALGLLADHDLAASTLAVRVAASARAHPYAAVSAGLGVLEGPLHGAAGGLAHRLLLDVLDHGTAAPVVADELRAGRRVPGLGHRLYPGEDPRARTLFALLEEMPDAAPALAAARDVVTTTARHTPLHANVDLALAVFTVSSGMSASAAETLFAVARTAGWIAHALEEYGEPPLRMRPSGRYVGLRPPQPLPECAP, encoded by the coding sequence ATGACGGATCAGGAACCGGGGACGCCGGCGCTCGCGGGCCGGCGGCTCAGCACCAGGGAGACCGCCGACCTGCTCGGCGTGAAGGCGGAGACCGTGTACGCCTACGTGAGCCGCGGCCAGCTCAGCAGCCGTCGCGACCCCGGCGGCCGGGGCAGCAGCTTCGACGCCGCCGAGGTGGAGGCCCTCGCCCGTCGCAACAGGCGTGACTCCGGCGGAAGTTCGGCGGACGTCGGCGAGCTGTCCGTACGTACCCGCATCACCCTGATCGATGAGGGCCGGTACTACTACCGTGGCGTCGACGCGACCCGGCTCGCCACGGACCACTCCTACGAGGAGGTGGCGGAGTGGCTGTGGACCGGACGGCTGTGCCCCGGCGTCACGTTCACCGCTCCGCGACCGGCCGTCGACGCCGCCCGCCGGGCGGTCGAGGCACTGCCCGAGCACAGCGGCCCGACGGACCGGCTGCGCGTCGCCGCGATCGCCGCCTCGGCCGTCGACCCGCTGCGCTTCGACCTGTCGGAGAGCGCCGTCCTCGGCTCGGCGCGCGCCCTCGTCCCCACTCTCGTGGCCGCCCTTCCCGCGAAGCGGCACGACCACCGCGACGAGGGCCCGCTGGCCCACCGCCTGTGGCCGCGCCTCACCGGACGGACTCCCGACAAGGCGTCACTGCGCGTACTGGACACGGCACTCGGCCTGCTCGCCGACCACGACCTGGCCGCCTCGACCCTCGCGGTACGGGTCGCCGCGTCGGCCCGGGCGCACCCGTACGCCGCCGTCTCCGCGGGCCTGGGCGTCCTCGAAGGCCCTCTCCACGGCGCGGCCGGCGGCCTGGCCCACCGGCTGCTCCTCGACGTGCTGGACCACGGCACCGCGGCACCGGTGGTCGCCGACGAACTGCGCGCCGGACGCCGTGTCCCCGGTCTCGGCCACCGGCTCTACCCCGGCGAGGACCCGCGCGCGCGTACCCTGTTCGCGCTCCTGGAGGAGATGCCCGACGCGGCTCCGGCCCTGGCCGCCGCGCGGGACGTCGTGACCACCACCGCCCGTCACACCCCCCTGCACGCCAACGTCGATCTTGCGCTGGCCGTGTTCACGGTCTCGTCCGGCATGTCCGCCTCCGCCGCCGAGACGCTCTTCGCCGTCGCCCGGACGGCGGGGTGGATCGCCCACGCCCTGGAGGAGTACGGCGAACCACCGCTGCGGATGCGGCCCAGCGGCCGGTACGTGGGTCTGCGTCCACCACAGCCGCTCCCCGAATGCGCCCCCTGA
- a CDS encoding sucrase ferredoxin gives MSRCTTASRDFDEPLAGTAATARTWLLLEQPGPWGAQALTSSHLDPAIGRALEAAAAGTGVRIALIRRPGRHADSGTPAERHVYAAHTTPGNAWLHSATTRTPEQLLDLDLTALGAGDPRTFDTVLRGRPHRGDPLALVCTNGKRDRCCALLGRPLAAELASSGVKGAWEVTHLGGHRFSPTLLVLPYGYAYGRAAAHSVKEILQGVREGRIVTDGCRGGSAWERPGQAAELAVRKATGEHAAGAFQVLRIQGAVPRWEVTVSHTDGRMWRVVVAQGASLPPRPESCGSALGSPARMDVVAVRELPRTPIPIAC, from the coding sequence GTGAGTAGGTGCACCACCGCGTCCCGCGACTTCGACGAGCCCCTCGCGGGGACCGCGGCCACCGCGAGGACCTGGCTGCTGCTCGAGCAGCCCGGCCCCTGGGGGGCCCAGGCGCTCACTTCGAGCCACCTGGACCCCGCGATCGGGCGTGCCCTCGAAGCGGCCGCCGCGGGCACCGGCGTGCGCATCGCGCTCATCCGGCGCCCCGGACGGCACGCGGACAGTGGCACACCCGCCGAGCGCCATGTGTACGCGGCCCACACCACTCCAGGGAACGCCTGGCTGCACAGCGCCACGACCCGCACTCCCGAGCAGTTGCTCGACCTGGACCTCACCGCCCTCGGCGCGGGTGATCCGCGGACCTTCGACACCGTGCTGCGAGGGCGCCCGCACCGGGGTGATCCGCTCGCGCTCGTCTGCACCAACGGAAAGCGCGACCGCTGCTGCGCCCTCCTGGGCCGGCCCCTCGCCGCCGAGCTCGCGTCCTCAGGGGTGAAGGGCGCCTGGGAGGTCACCCACCTGGGTGGTCACCGGTTCTCGCCCACCCTGCTCGTCCTGCCGTACGGCTACGCGTACGGACGGGCCGCGGCCCACTCCGTGAAGGAGATCCTCCAGGGTGTCCGGGAGGGGCGCATCGTCACCGACGGCTGCCGGGGCGGCTCCGCCTGGGAACGCCCCGGACAGGCGGCCGAACTGGCCGTGCGCAAGGCCACCGGAGAGCACGCGGCGGGCGCCTTCCAGGTCCTGCGCATCCAGGGGGCGGTACCGCGCTGGGAGGTGACCGTCTCCCACACCGACGGCCGCATGTGGCGGGTCGTCGTCGCGCAGGGCGCCTCGCTGCCGCCACGCCCGGAGAGCTGCGGCTCGGCGCTCGGTTCCCCGGCCCGCATGGACGTGGTGGCCGTGCGGGAGCTGCCACGGACGCCGATCCCGATCGCCTGCTGA
- a CDS encoding ATP-binding protein, which produces MSSAPRARRLRLGLPRRVFSQVLLMQVAIAAGVAVLATGLFLAPLSAQLDDQAMRRALAIAQATAAQPSIAEDLQTSIPSVNGPVQTAAERIRRASGAEYVVVMNTHGVRWSHKDITQIGGFVSTDPSRALAGKDIMEIDSGTLGRSARGKVPLRDVHGHIVGAVSVGIEYDSVRGRLMHAIPGLFAYAGGALAVGAFAAYLLSRRVQRQTRDLAFSDISALLAEREAMLHGIREGVVALDRTGRIRLLNDEAQRLLGLGAAAIGEPLDDVLGPGRTTDVLAGRVTGTDLLTVRGQRVLVANRMPTDDGGAVATLRDRTELEQLGRELDSTHGLIDALRAQDHEHANRMHTLLGLLELEMYDDAVEFVGEVVGDHRITAEQVTEKVHDPLLAALLVGKATVAAERGVALWISDGSLLPDRLVDPRGLVTVVGNLVDNALDAVAGTPHARVEVDLRARGRTAVLRVRDTGPGIPAERRELIFTDGWSTKEPPAHGKRGIGLSLVSRFAERQGGSAEVAEASGGGAEFTVVLPEALTGTFTESEPEPAPEPEPTGPAAAGERTR; this is translated from the coding sequence ATGAGTTCCGCTCCCCGTGCACGACGACTGCGCCTCGGTCTGCCCCGGCGGGTCTTCTCGCAGGTCCTGCTGATGCAGGTGGCGATCGCCGCCGGGGTCGCCGTCCTCGCGACCGGCCTCTTCCTCGCGCCGCTGAGCGCCCAGCTCGACGACCAGGCCATGCGCCGCGCGCTCGCGATCGCGCAGGCCACCGCGGCCCAGCCCAGCATCGCCGAGGACCTGCAGACGTCGATCCCGTCGGTGAACGGTCCCGTACAGACCGCGGCCGAGCGGATCCGTCGGGCCAGCGGGGCCGAGTACGTGGTGGTGATGAACACGCACGGCGTGCGCTGGTCGCACAAGGACATCACCCAGATCGGCGGATTCGTCTCCACCGACCCCAGCCGGGCGCTGGCCGGCAAGGACATCATGGAGATCGACAGCGGCACGCTGGGGCGCTCGGCGCGCGGCAAGGTGCCGCTGCGCGACGTCCACGGGCACATCGTCGGCGCGGTCTCGGTCGGTATCGAGTACGACAGTGTGCGCGGCCGGCTCATGCACGCCATCCCGGGTCTCTTCGCCTACGCGGGCGGGGCGCTGGCCGTGGGGGCCTTCGCCGCGTACCTGCTCTCCCGGCGGGTCCAGCGGCAGACCCGTGACCTGGCCTTCTCCGACATCTCCGCGCTGCTCGCGGAGCGCGAGGCGATGCTCCACGGCATCCGGGAGGGCGTCGTCGCCCTGGACCGCACCGGCCGGATACGGCTCCTCAACGACGAGGCGCAGCGGCTGCTCGGACTCGGCGCGGCGGCCATCGGCGAACCGCTCGACGACGTGCTCGGGCCGGGCCGGACGACCGATGTGCTGGCCGGACGGGTCACCGGCACCGATCTGCTGACCGTGCGCGGTCAGCGCGTCCTGGTCGCCAACCGGATGCCGACCGACGACGGAGGCGCCGTGGCCACCCTGCGCGACCGCACCGAGCTGGAGCAGCTCGGCCGTGAACTCGACTCCACCCACGGGCTGATCGACGCCCTGCGGGCCCAGGACCACGAGCACGCCAACCGGATGCACACCCTTCTGGGGCTGCTCGAACTGGAGATGTACGACGACGCCGTGGAGTTCGTCGGCGAGGTGGTCGGCGACCACCGGATCACCGCGGAACAGGTCACCGAGAAGGTCCACGATCCCCTGCTCGCGGCCCTGCTGGTCGGCAAGGCGACCGTCGCGGCCGAGCGCGGAGTGGCCTTGTGGATCTCGGACGGGAGCCTGCTGCCCGACCGGCTGGTCGACCCGCGCGGACTGGTCACCGTCGTCGGGAACCTCGTCGACAACGCGCTCGACGCCGTGGCCGGTACGCCCCACGCGCGCGTGGAGGTCGATCTGCGGGCCCGGGGCCGCACCGCCGTGCTGCGGGTACGGGACACCGGACCGGGCATCCCGGCGGAGCGGCGGGAGCTGATCTTCACGGACGGATGGTCCACCAAGGAGCCGCCCGCGCACGGGAAACGCGGGATCGGTCTCTCCCTGGTGAGCCGGTTCGCCGAGCGGCAGGGCGGCAGCGCGGAGGTGGCAGAGGCGAGCGGCGGGGGCGCGGAGTTCACGGTCGTGCTTCCGGAGGCGCTGACCGGGACGTTCACGGAATCGGAACCGGAACCGGCGCCGGAACCGGAACCCACCGGTCCCGCCGCCGCGGGAGAGAGGACGCGATGA